One region of Dysidea avara chromosome 1, odDysAvar1.4, whole genome shotgun sequence genomic DNA includes:
- the LOC136248652 gene encoding uncharacterized protein: protein MEQRVVCGNIGGWTRIATVNITRGDECPTGWNKRSQDGISFCRSPNDNLGCYPILFSSKGISYQKICGMARGYQKGFIDGIIQNDALFITHGSPRQHIWTYEASTNEAHCDCNSAADAFTGSNFYCESGVSSGSPNKATYYLLDSLWDGLDCPTGNTCCDNPNQPWFYRELDMATMDDVEVRICSNENFDDEAILVDWLVLHIQ from the coding sequence ATGGAGCAACGAGTAGTATGTGGTAATATCGGTGGATGGACTAGAATTGCTACTGTTAACATTACCAGAGGAGATGAATGTCCAACTGGATGGAACAAGAGGTCACAAGATGGCATCAGTTTCTGTAGATCACCAAATGACAATCTTGGATGTTATCCCATACTATTCTCCTCTAAAGGAATAAGTTATCAGAAAATTTGTGGAATGGCTAGAGGTTATCAGAAAGGATTCATTGATGGGATCATCCAAAATGATGCATTATTTATAACACATGGTAGTCCTCGTCAACATATATGGACATATGAAGCTAGTACCAATGAGGCACATTGTGATTGCAACTCAGCTGCAGATGCTTTTACTGGCTCCAATTTTTACTGTGAAAGTGGAGTGAGTAGTGGTAGTCCTAATAAGGCTACATATTACTTGCTTGATTCTCTGTGGGATGGTCTTGACTGTCCTACTGGCAACACTTGTTGTGATAACCCCAACCAACCATGGTTCTATAGGGAGTTGGATATGGCTACTATGGATGATGTGGAAGTGAGGATTTGTagtaatgaaaattttgatgatgAAGCTATCTTAGTGGATTGGTTAGTATTGCACATACAGTGA
- the LOC136257170 gene encoding uncharacterized protein isoform X2: protein MEFSSPVCYDLCHCKVQAVKRTVNGAMNWSDITICYIGPTAPKGPPVIIDVTYKDGMSVPVIFQLPEKSFYFCDEISNFNRITANISDHQGSYQYITDQYDVLNLTARTFSVILQANYSAFSTPFMFYLSVENSVGASPFSSKMFAIRAINTSTTTSLLLILTTSTPMITSTPTNTSTPMITSTPMVTSTPTITPIPSDPVNDFSGSILVISIVISTTLIVIIAISIVCGTILLRHWNRESKKSFKKLSPLLNIDNDYYSVVGIDEPSICEDVEGINLQDDTADDNKEGHKTVTDHILMLGSIVSPKKYRYQRSSQGKSNEISSVKKSSVHVKDSPADTDCSDLLIKNIRSTSATGEYTELSTSGKFVSSSEQILSQSPSNGTHIPTSQQSLQPTLGRGEYLDHLSMGEQVLSLQRNSSNGAQNLDVGNSRDTAQRNPVKVMNTLMLHKQQELPLEVNKNSYVEETEV from the exons ATGGAGTTCTCCTCACCAGTGTGCTATGACCTATGTCACTGTAAAGTGCAAGCAGTTAAAAGAACTGTAAATGGTGCCATGAACTGGTCTGACATCACCATCTGCTACATAGGACCAACGG CTCCAAAGGGACCACCTGTTATAATAGATGTAACGTATAAGGATGGAATGTCTGTACCAGTCATCTTCCAG TTACCAGAAAAATCATTCTACTTTTGTGATGAGATAAGCAACTTCAACAGGATAACAGCTAACATCAGTGATCATCAAGGATCATACCAATACATCACTGATCAATATGATGTGTTAAATcttactgcaagaactttcagTGTTATTCTTCAAGCAAACTACTCTGCATTTTCAACACCGTTTATGTTTTACTTGTCAGTGGAGAATTCTGTTGGTGCCAGTCCCTTCAGTAGTAAAATGTTTGCTATAAGAGCTATTAATA CATCTACAACAACTTCGTTGCTTCTCATTCTCACCACTTCTACTCCCATGATCACTTCTACTCCCACAAACACTTCTACTCCCATGATCACTTCTACTCCCATGGTCACTTCTACTCCCACAATCACGCCTATACCTTCTGATCCTGTTAATGATTTTTCAG GCTCTATCCTGGTGATATCCATAGTGATATCAACAACACTCATTGTAATTATAGCGATTTCTATTGTTTGTGGAACAATCTTGTTGAGACATTGGAACAG agagagtAAAAAGTCATTCAAGAAGCTGTCACCTTTG CTTAACATTGATAATGATTACTACTCAGTAGTTGGTATAGATGAACCAAGTATATGTGAAGATGTTGAAGGAATAAATTTGCAAGATGACACAGCTGATGATAACAAAGAAGGGCATAAAACAGTCACTGATCACATTTTAATGTTGGGATCCATAGTTTCTCCCAAG AAATACAGGTACCAAAGATCTTCTCAAGGCAAATCGAATGAAATATCATCAGTCAAAAAGTCTTCTGTTCATGTGAAAGATAGTCCTGCAGATACAGATTGTAGTGATCTCTTAATAAAAAATATTCGATCAACATCAGCAACTGGAGAATACACAGAATTGTCAACAAGTGGCAAATTTGTTTCCTCCTCAGAACAGATTCTCAGTCAGTCACCATCAAATGGCACACATATTCCTACTTCACAACAAAGTCTTCAACCTACATTAGGCAGAGGAGAATACTTGGATCATTTATCTATGGGAGAACAGGTCTTGTCTCTACAAAGAAATTCATCCAATGGAGCACAGAATCTAGATGTAGGTAATAGCCGTGATACAGCTCAGAGAAATCCAGTCAAGGTGATGAACACTTTAATGCTACATAAACAACAAGAGTTACCTCTTGAAGTAAACAAGAATAGCTATGTTGAGGAGACTGAAGTTTAA
- the LOC136257170 gene encoding uncharacterized protein isoform X1: MTMSSAEIFTAIPLVCLMMICAFADTDFDYIPYDVRCAVSPKNGYRHAVNVSWMISPNVATTVRRFNVSCKCPEAGYEAEEKYLHFCDGIHPCYHIMEFSSPVCYDLCHCKVQAVKRTVNGAMNWSDITICYIGPTAPKGPPVIIDVTYKDGMSVPVIFQLPEKSFYFCDEISNFNRITANISDHQGSYQYITDQYDVLNLTARTFSVILQANYSAFSTPFMFYLSVENSVGASPFSSKMFAIRAINTSTTTSLLLILTTSTPMITSTPTNTSTPMITSTPMVTSTPTITPIPSDPVNDFSGSILVISIVISTTLIVIIAISIVCGTILLRHWNRESKKSFKKLSPLLNIDNDYYSVVGIDEPSICEDVEGINLQDDTADDNKEGHKTVTDHILMLGSIVSPKKYRYQRSSQGKSNEISSVKKSSVHVKDSPADTDCSDLLIKNIRSTSATGEYTELSTSGKFVSSSEQILSQSPSNGTHIPTSQQSLQPTLGRGEYLDHLSMGEQVLSLQRNSSNGAQNLDVGNSRDTAQRNPVKVMNTLMLHKQQELPLEVNKNSYVEETEV; the protein is encoded by the exons ATGACAATGTCGTCTGCTGAGATCTTTACTGCTATTCCACTGGTGTGTTTGATGATGATATGTGCATTTGCAGATACCGACTTTG ATTATATTCCATACGATGTGAGGTGTGCGGTGTCGCCAAAGAATGGCTATCGTCATGCGGTCAACGTGTCCTGGATGATCAGCCCTAATGTTGCTACTACGGTGAGGAGGTTCAACGTGAGCTGCAAGTGTCCTGAAGCTGGCTACGAGGCTGAAGAGAAG TATCTCCATTTCTGTGATGGGATTCATCCTTGTTATCATATCATGGAGTTCTCCTCACCAGTGTGCTATGACCTATGTCACTGTAAAGTGCAAGCAGTTAAAAGAACTGTAAATGGTGCCATGAACTGGTCTGACATCACCATCTGCTACATAGGACCAACGG CTCCAAAGGGACCACCTGTTATAATAGATGTAACGTATAAGGATGGAATGTCTGTACCAGTCATCTTCCAG TTACCAGAAAAATCATTCTACTTTTGTGATGAGATAAGCAACTTCAACAGGATAACAGCTAACATCAGTGATCATCAAGGATCATACCAATACATCACTGATCAATATGATGTGTTAAATcttactgcaagaactttcagTGTTATTCTTCAAGCAAACTACTCTGCATTTTCAACACCGTTTATGTTTTACTTGTCAGTGGAGAATTCTGTTGGTGCCAGTCCCTTCAGTAGTAAAATGTTTGCTATAAGAGCTATTAATA CATCTACAACAACTTCGTTGCTTCTCATTCTCACCACTTCTACTCCCATGATCACTTCTACTCCCACAAACACTTCTACTCCCATGATCACTTCTACTCCCATGGTCACTTCTACTCCCACAATCACGCCTATACCTTCTGATCCTGTTAATGATTTTTCAG GCTCTATCCTGGTGATATCCATAGTGATATCAACAACACTCATTGTAATTATAGCGATTTCTATTGTTTGTGGAACAATCTTGTTGAGACATTGGAACAG agagagtAAAAAGTCATTCAAGAAGCTGTCACCTTTG CTTAACATTGATAATGATTACTACTCAGTAGTTGGTATAGATGAACCAAGTATATGTGAAGATGTTGAAGGAATAAATTTGCAAGATGACACAGCTGATGATAACAAAGAAGGGCATAAAACAGTCACTGATCACATTTTAATGTTGGGATCCATAGTTTCTCCCAAG AAATACAGGTACCAAAGATCTTCTCAAGGCAAATCGAATGAAATATCATCAGTCAAAAAGTCTTCTGTTCATGTGAAAGATAGTCCTGCAGATACAGATTGTAGTGATCTCTTAATAAAAAATATTCGATCAACATCAGCAACTGGAGAATACACAGAATTGTCAACAAGTGGCAAATTTGTTTCCTCCTCAGAACAGATTCTCAGTCAGTCACCATCAAATGGCACACATATTCCTACTTCACAACAAAGTCTTCAACCTACATTAGGCAGAGGAGAATACTTGGATCATTTATCTATGGGAGAACAGGTCTTGTCTCTACAAAGAAATTCATCCAATGGAGCACAGAATCTAGATGTAGGTAATAGCCGTGATACAGCTCAGAGAAATCCAGTCAAGGTGATGAACACTTTAATGCTACATAAACAACAAGAGTTACCTCTTGAAGTAAACAAGAATAGCTATGTTGAGGAGACTGAAGTTTAA